Part of the Bacteroides acidifaciens genome, TGAACTTGTGAAACTTAAGCGGGATTATGACTGTATCATAGGTTCTCATTGCTTGGACCATTTTATATGTAATTCGTTTCAGCAGGAAAGGGAAACGCGTAGGCAAATTTTTGAGAGCAGGCATATTCTCCAACAAAGAATAGGGAGTGAATGTGCTTATCTGGCTTTTCCAAATGGAAATCTGAAGCAAGGTGATATTAGTGAATCTGCCCGTGTGGCAGTAAAGGAAGCCGGGTATAAACTTGCTTTTACTACAATGAACGAGCGTTTGCAAAGAAATAGTGACCCTTTCCTTTTGCCTCGTTGTGCTGCGCGTTTTGATTTGCCGGATTTTAAAGTGAAGCTAGCCCTTAAGCCTTAGTGGCAGATAATGTTTTCTGGTATACTTGCATAATATCTTGGGCTATTGTTTCATCGGAAAAGCGTTTGATATATTCTTTCCCTTTTGTCGTCATCTTGTTGACCAGGTCGGGTGAGGTGAGTATTTTGTTGATATTTATAGCAAGCTCTTTTTCGTTATTCGGATTGATGTAAATAGAGTCCGGACCGCCAGCTTCTTCCAGGCACGAGCCAGTAGCGGCAATAACAGGGATGTTGGAGTGTATAGCTTCTATGATTGGAATGCCAAAACCTTCAAAAAAGGAAGGATATACAAATAGCTTTGCCAATTGATAAAAAACGGGGAGTTCCTGAAAAGGAATATTGTGTAATATATGCACTCTGTGGTTAAGCTGGTGTTTGTTAATATACTCTTCAACCTCATTAGTGTATGTTGTTCTTTTCCCAATAGCGACTAACGATATGTCCTCAGGGATATAATGTAGTGCTTTCACAACTAAAAGTAGATTTTTGCGACTTTCTATACTTCCTACGTTTAAAATATACTTGTCTGGAAGCTGATATTTTTGCCGGATTTCTTTTTTCTGTGTGCTGCTTGCCGGTTGTTCAAAAATAGGATGGCAACTTTGGTAGACAACATCGATTTTATGTGCGTCTATTCCAAAAAAAGCAATGATATCGTGTTTAGTCATTTCACTGATAGCAATGATGCGGTTACTGTTTTGACATGCTTTTTTGAATTTGTAAGTATATATATGTCTGTCAATCCATTTGTAGAATTGTGGGTAGCGTATGAAAATTAAGTCATGTATGGTTACTATGCTTTTGGTTTTACTTTTTTTTATAGATAATGGCAGTTCATTGCTGAGTCCATGAAAGAGTGACAGTTGTTCTTCCTTTATCTGTTTGTTTATTCCCCAAATTCTCCATAATGAACGGAATCTTTTCCAAAAATAGGATGTTGGATATGTTATTTGTATGTTTTTTCTTGAAAGAATACAGTCTAGGACTTTGTTCTCTTTTGGTTTTGGGGCGTAGATGATGTATTGATTTTCTTTGTGAAACCGGCTTAATATATCTATGATGAAACGACTGTAGTTTCCTAGCCCAGTTTTATTTTGTACTGCTCGTTTACCGTCAAAACCTATTCTCATGTGTTGAAACCTTTTTTAATGATATGGCAAATGTAATAAAAATAATAAGATACCTTCTGTTTCTAAGGGGATTTTGCATATCTTTGTCAAATTATTATAAGTTGAGGCTATTTATGAAACGGAAATATGACTATTTAATTGTAGGTGCTGGCTTATACGGAGCAGTGTTTGCTTATCAGATGCGTCAGGCGGGGATTTCTTGTTTGGTGATAGATAAGCGCTCTCATAAAGGAGGAAATGTTTACTGTGAAGATATAGATAATATACGAGTTCACAAATATGGCGCTCATATTTTTCATACGGATAATCAGGGTGTTTGGGATTTTGTGAATCGTTTTGCAAAATTTAATCGGTACACAAATTCCCCATTGGCCTATTTTAAGGGCAAATTGTATAATTTGCCTTTTAATATGAATACTTTTTCTCAACTGTGGGGAGTAAAGACTCCTGCGGAGGCACAGGCAAAAATCGCAGAGCAACGTAAAGTTTTTGATTTTATAAAAGAGCCTCGAAATTTGGAAGAACAGGCATTAAAGCTGTGTGGAGAAGATATTTATTCTTGTTTGATAAAGGGATATACGGAGAAGCAATGGGGGCGTTCGGCTAAAGAACTTCCGGCTTTTATCATTAAAAGGATTCCTTTCCGTTTTATATATGATAATAATTATTTTAATGATGCTTATCAGGGTATTCCTATTGGCGGATATAATGTGCTTATAGATGCTTTGTTGGAAGGGATTGATGTGCATTTGAATACAGACTATTTTAAATCTAAAGCCGAACTGGAATGTATTGCGGATAAGATTTTGTTTACTGGTTGTATTGATGAATATTTTGATTGCTGTTTGGGGAACTTGGAGTATCGCAGTTTACGTTTTGAGAATCATAGTTTGAATATCGGCAATTTTCAGGGAAATGCAGTCATTAATTATTGTGAGCGCGAAGTTCCTTATACTAGAGTGATTGAACATAAACATTTCGAATTTGGTACACAACCTACAACAGTAGTTACATATGAATTTCCGGATTCGTTTGAGATAGGAAAAGAACCTTACTATCCTGTGAATGACGAGAAAAACATGGAGTTGTATTATAAATATCAGGAGTTGGCTGTTCGGGATAGTAGTGTTTTATTTGGAGGACGGTTAGGGAAGTATGCATATCTGGATATGGACGATACGGTGGAAGCTGCATTAAGTTTGGCGGAAAAAGAAATAGAATTAAGAAAAAAGTAATATGAATTGTTATTTGTCACGAAATTACAGAGGACTTTCTAGCGCAGGGAATAAAGCAAAGACTGATATTGAACAGATAATGTCTGATATGTCATTTAAGAATGTCGGTTTGAAACAGACTGTTTATTCAAATAAAATGCTGTCGTTTGTCGTGACTCTTCTAGGAGTATTGAAATCTCCTTTCTGTCTGCATAAGGGAGATGTTCTGGTATTGCAGTACCCACTGAAAAAATATTATGAATTTGTCTGCAATATGGCTCATTTCAGAGGAGCTAAGGTTGTAACGATTATCCATGATTTGGGAAGCTTCCGTAGACATAAACTTACTGTTGTACGTGAGATTGAACGTTTGAATCATTCGGACTATATCATAACCCATAATGATAAAATGAAACAATGGCTTGAAGAACAAGGTTGTAAGGCGGAATTGGGAACTCTTGAAATTTTTGATTATCTTTCAACTTCTGCTGCCAGTGTGTCTTCAGATGTGCGAAAACCTTTTAGGATCCTTTACGCGGGAGGTCTGCATCCGCGTAAAAATGCTTTTCTGTATGAAATCGGTACATATGCTGGTCCGTCATTCCGGTTCAATCTTTATGGGGCAGGCTTCGAATTGGATAAAGCGAAAGGAAAAGAACATTTTACTTATATGGGATTTGTGAAGTCCGACGAGCTGATTTCTACTGCGCAGGGAGATTTTGGCTTGGTATGGGACGGCTCTTCTATCTCGACATGTGCAGGTGATTGGGGGGAATATCTTCAATATAATAACCCTCATAAAACATCTTTATACATTCGTTGCGGGTTGCCTGTTATTATTTGGAGTAAGGCTGCTTTAGCATCCTTTGTTCGTGAACATAAAATAGGTATATGTGTTGATTCACTGGAGGAATTGGATGTGGTTTTATCTGATTTAACACTGCGGCAATATGCTGAAATGCAAAAAAATGTCGCAGGAATTAGCAGGAAACTTCAGGATGGAGAATATTTTTCTAGTGCGGTTATCAAAGCTATAGCTGCCTTAAGAAACTAAAAAGGAGGAGATAAAACCTCTTTTTTGCATAAAAGATGTAAAGATGGCGCAGTATTTCGTACCTTTGCGCATTTAATAATAAGTTTTGATGGTTCTATTTGTGGATTTAGAAACGAGGAATAAGGAAAAAAGTGATTATGGAACAGAAAGGAAATAATTTGAAGGAACAGATACTTTCGCTTGTGAAAGAGTATTATGCTGAGACTTTTGGACAGTCTAAAGAATTTGTTCCGGGTAAAACATTTGTAAATTATGGCGGTCGTTATTTTGGCGAGGAAGAATTGGTGAATCTGGTCGACTCTTCTTTGGATTTTTGGTTGACTGCCGGTCCGTGGGCTCACCGTTTTGAAAAAAGACTGGCTGATTGGCTGGGGGTTAAATATTGTTCATTAACCAATTCTGGCTCATCTGCTAATCTGTTGGCATTTATGGCTTTAACCTCTCCCGAGCTTGGGGAGCGTTGTATAAAAAGAGGGGATGAAGTTATAACTGTGGCCTGTGGATTCCCTACTACAGTTACTCCTTGCATTCAATATGGTGCTATCCCTGTTTTTGTGGACATTACTGTTCCGGAATATAACATCGATATAACTCAACTCGAAGCGGCATATTCAGACAAGACAAAAGCGGTAATGATTGCCCACTCTTTGGGGAATGCGTTTAATTTAGAGGCCGTGAAAGAGTTTTGCGATACTCACAATCTATGGCTAGTAGAAGATAATTGTGATGCGTTGGGTACTGAATATACTTTAAAAGGTGAAACCTGTAAAACCGGGACATTCGGGCATATTGGAACTTCCAGCTTTTATCCTCCCCATCATATGACAATGGGAGAGGGGGGGGCTGTTTACACAAACGACCTGTTGTTGCATAAGCTGATAAACTCATTTCGTGATTGGGGACGTGATTGTTGGTGCATGGGTGGAGTAGATAATACTTGTAAATCTCGTTTTAGTAAACAATATGGCGAATTGCCTCTTGGATATGATCATAAATATGTTTATTCTCATTTTGGGTATAATCTGAAAGTGACAGATATGCAGGCTGCTATTGGTTGTGCACAACTGGAGAAATTGGATCAAATAGTATCAGATCGTAGAAGAAACTTTAATTTCCTGAAAGAAAACCTGGCTGGAACAAGAGGATTGATTTTACCTGAGGCAGAAAAGAATTCCAATCCGAGTTGGTTCGGTTTCCTTATTTCTGTGAAAGAAGATGCCGGCTTTACTCGTAATGAATTATCCGAGTATTTGGAAAAGAATAAAATACAGACTCGTAATCTTTTTGCAGGTAACCTGTTGAAACATCCGGCTTTTGATGAAATGAAGAAAGCCGGTGAAGGTTATCGTGTTGTTGGTGAGTTGGTAAATACCGACTTCGTAATGAATAATACTTTTTGGATTGGAGTTTATCCGGGAATGAAACCTGAAATGTTACAATTCATGGTGGATACGATTAAACAGTTTGTGGATTCGCATTAATATTATAACACAAAATAAATTGGATTATGAAAGCTGTCATTTTAGCCGGTGGCTTTGGCTCAAGATTGAGTGAAGCTACAAATTTAATTCCAAAGCCAATGGTGGAAATAGGAGGAAAACCTATTTTATGGCATATAATGAAGACTTATAGTTATTACGGAATTAATGATTTTATTATCTGCTGTGGTTATAAACAGTATGTCATAAAGGAATATTTTGCTAACTATTTTCGGCACAATTGCGACATGACAGTGGATTTATCTAATAATCGTGTTGAGATTTTAGATAATCATTCTGAAAACTGGCGTGTTACGATGGTGGATACCGGACTTAATACAATGACGGGTGGCAGAATAAAACGAGTCGAAAAGTATTTGGAAAATGAACCATTCTTGTTGACTTATGGTGACGGTGTGACAGATTTAAATATTGCAGATACTATAGCCGAACATGAAAAATCCGGTTGTTTGCTTTCTGTGACTGCCTATAAGCCGGGGGGGAAGTTTGGAGCATTAGAAATCGATTTGGGTACCAATAAGGTGAAGTCTTTTATGGAAAAACCGGACGGTGACCGTAATTGGATAAATGCAGGCTATTTTGTTTGTGAATCGGAGGTGCTAAACTTTATAAAAGGTGGTGATACTACTTCTTTTGAGGGAAAACCTTTGGAGGAGATTGCTAAAGCTGGACAAATGCATGCCTATAAACACCGAGGGTTTTGGAAACCAATGGATACCTTGAGGGATAACTCGGAATTGAATGAGATGTGGGAGCAAAATAAAGCTCCTTGGAAGGTTTGGAAATAAAATAGATAAAGATGGTCGATATTTTTCATAATTTTTATCGTGGAAAGAGAGTTCTGGTAACAGGGCATACAGGTTTTAAAGGATCCTGGCTTTCTATATGGTTACATGAGTTGGGCGCTGAGGTTATTGGACTAGCGTTAGAGCCAGCTTCTGAAAAGGATAATTATGTGCTTTCGGGAATTGGTACTATGATAACCGACTTGCGTGGGGATATACGCAATGGAGATTTGCTTAAAGAAATCTTTAAAACCTATCAGCCTGATATCGTCTTTCATTTGGCCGCTCAGCCTCTTGTTAGGCTTTCTTATGAGATGCCTATCGAAACATATGAAACCAATGTGATGGGAACACTTCATATTTTAGAAGCGATTCGTGTTACGGAAAGTGTGAAAGTGGGAGTTATGATAACCACTGATAAATGTTATGAAAATGCAGAGCAGTTATGGGGATATCGCGAAAATGAACCTATGGGGGGATATGATCCTTATTCTTCCTCAAAAGGTTGTGCTGAAATTGCGATATCTTCATGGAGACGCTCTTTCTTTAATCCTGCTGATTACAATATGCATGGTAAAGCAATCGCGAGTGTTCGTGCTGGAAATGTTATTGGAGGTGGGGATTGGGCAAAAGACCGGATAATCCCTGATTGTATAAGAGCTTTGGAGGCTAATAAGACTATTGATATTAGAAGTCCCAGGTCTATTCGTCCATGGCAACATGTTTTAGAACCATTAGGCGGCTATATGTTATTGGCGAAGAAAATGTGGGAAGCTCCTACTGAATATTGTGAAGGATGGAATTTTGGTCCGAAATTGGAATCTGTTGAAAATGTGTGGGGAATTGCCGAGCGTGTCGTAAAATATTACGGTAAGGGTGAACTTTGTGATTGTTCTGCCCCAAATAGCTTGCATGAAGCCAAATTGTTAATGCTTGATATTTCAAAGGTTTACTTTAGGCTAGGATGGCAACCCAGACTTAATTTGGAACAAACTATTCAAATGACAGTAGAGTGGTACAAAAGGTATAATAATGAGACTGTTTATGATTTGTGTGTAGAACAAATCAATAAATATATAAATGAATGAAATATAATTGATGGGAAGTAAAACGATACTTTTAACGGGTGGTAGCGGTTTCATTGGGCGTAATATACATGAGAGCTTTCTGGTTGATAAATATAATCTATTATCTCCTTCAAGTTTGGAATTGAATGTAGCGGACGCAGAGAGTGTTGCTGATTATTTGCATAAACATACAGTTGATATTGTTATACATGCGGCAGTGAAACCAAGTCATAGAAATGCAAAGGATTTTTCAAATATATTTTATGTTAACACCCGTATGTTTTTTAATTTAGAGAGATATAAGGAGTGTTTTGAAAAAATATTAGTAATAGGTTCTGGGGCGATATATGATAATCGTAATTATCAGCCTAAAATGAAAGAGGATTCATGGATGAATCATATACCAGTAGATGAGCATGGGTATTGTAAGTATGTATGTGAGAAAGTTATTGCTCATAGCTCTAATATTTATGATTTACGTGTGTTTGGTATTTTTGGCAAATATGAAGACTATGCTATCCGTTTTATTTCAAATGCTATTTGTAAAGTATTATTTGGTCTGCCAATTTCGATTAAACAGAATCGTAAGTTTGATTATTTATATGTAAATGATTTTATGCCTATATTAGATTGGTTTGTGCAGAATGAACCTAAATATAAAGCTTATAATATTACTCCAGATTCTTCAATCTCATTATATGACTTAGCGGTAATTGTACGTGAGGTAGCGGGAAAACCTTTACATCCAATTGTTGTATCTCAAGAAGGGATGGGGTTAGAATATAGTGGGGATAACTCTCGTTTGAAGAGTGAACTTGCCCTTAACTTAACGCCTTTGGCATTGGCTATTCGTGATTTATATATATGGTATTCAGGTAATAAAGAACAATTAGATAGAAACCTCTTGTTGATTGATAAATAAAAATGATGAAATTTATTTTGCATTCTATTCAGAAACATAAATTTGCATATGCTTTAGTTGTAGTTATATTGTATCAGCTAGCATGTGCAGTACAGGGGTTTGACTTGTCTGACGAAGGTTGGGGAATGTATTTTTATCAACAAATATTTAAAAATCCAGAATATGTAGTAGCACAAATGCCATATTGGGTCACAGGTGTAATTGGTGGAGTATGGAATCTATTGTTGCCAGAAGGCGGATTCTTAGGAACACGGATTTTAGGAATAATAATGGTGACAGGAACATTCTGTATTTCTTATGAGTTTCTGAAAAAAAGTATAAATTCAGGTTGGTTATTAGTTGGTTTGATAGCTCAAATGTTAATAGTTGTCGGTGATCCTAAACCTTATGGTTATAACTCATTAACTGCTTTTATTGTACTTTGGGTTGTTATTGTTTTTTGGCGGGGACTTGAAACCGGTAGGCTTGTTTGGTTCTTTATTGGTGGATTTATGTTAGGTGTTAATATCTTTGTTCGAATACCTAATCTAGCTATTTTACCCATTATATTATTAATTCCGGTTTGCCAATATTGGAAAAACGGTAGTATGCGTTTTTTTAATAGTCAAATGTGGACAGCTGTTTGGGGGACGATTGTGGGGGTGGCAGTAATAATTGCGGCTATGTACTATTGGGGATATTGGACTTTTTTTATGGAGGCCATGACAGGGGTAGCTAGCAGTGCAACCGATGAGACTAATTCTCACCAGTTTGGGAGATTAATTGTAAGATATGCACAGAATTATTGGGGAATAATATCTGTGGGGGGGATTGTTGTGTTATTGGGGGGAGTTTATACTTGGTTGCAGAGTAAACTGATAAATAAATATTCCTCATGGGTATTGAATCTTTTGTTTGTGTTTATTTGGACTTTTTTAGGTCTATGCTTTAATAAGGCTCTTCGGCATAATGATATGTATTTTACTCACTTTATATCTTATGTTGGCGCTATATTAATTCTAAAAAATTATAACCGGAGTGAAGAACTTCGTATGAGATATGTGGCTTTAGCTTCTCTTTTTATGATTGTCTGTATGCCTTTGGGGAGTGATCAAGGTATTAATACAATGTGGACATCAGCTTGGTTGGCTCTGCCATTAGGGACAGCTTATTTGTGTCGTTTATTTGAAGATGGGGTTACGTGGAATGAGAAGCTAGGAAAATATTCTATGTATAAGCGGTATGTACGCTGTTATTTGTGCATTATATTCGTGAGCTATATAGCTTGTGGTATTTATAAAAATGATAATTTGGCTTATTATGATCCGGATAGTCGATTGGAAAAAGTGCATTCTATTGATAATCAGTATTGTCGTTTTATCTATACAGGCTCTTATCGTGCAAATTTAATGAATGACTTGTTGCCTGTTTTAGAAAAATATGTGAAGCCTGGCGATTTTCTTTTAGTTTATAATTTTATGCCAGGACTAAATTATATGACAGATACACGCTCGTATATTTCGAATGCTTGGCTATGGTGTCTTTCGGGTGCCGAATTGGAACGACAGTTGCAATTTGCTATGTCAAAAAATACCCCCCTTCCTGTTGTATTGCGACAGAATTTTAGAGCTACAAATTTATGGGGGGGCTATGATCCTTATTTTATGGATGTTAATCATCTTCCTGAGAACGTTTTATCTCGTCCGGATCAAATAAAAGCTATGAATAATTTTTTAGATATGAATCATTATAAAACAGTTTGGACGAATCGCTATTTTGATATATTATTACCTGATGTTTAATTAGTGAACTAATGAGTATGAAGATATTTTCACATGCTATTGATGTTACATTTATTAGGTTTGTATTAATTGGTCTATTGAATACAGCTTTTGGTGTGGGAGTATATTGTCTTTTTGTTTATTTGGGGATACCTTATCGTGTTGCTGTCTTATTGAGTACTATATTGGGGGTGTTATTTAACTTTAAAACAATCGGAACTTTTGTTTTCAGAAACACAAAGAATCGATTGATTTTTAAATTTGTAGCAGCTTATGTTATTGTTTATTTTATAAATATAGGGCTAATACATTTGTTACTTGAATTGTCCGATTTAAATGAGTATATTGCAGGTATAATTGTTACTCCTATTGTTGCGATTGCATCATTTGTTTTGCAAAAACGATTTGTTTTCAATTAAAAAGAATTGCGGCAGTACTGAAACAATATAGAATCTATTCTATACAACAGACCTTTTGATATTTTAATTATCATATGTAAATGATGGTTAATTGTTTGTGCTTGTAGTTAATTATATAGAATATGAGAGGAAGGGGACTTCTATTTTGATTTATAATAAATATATTTGTTAAATATTGAAAAAATAGATCTAGTACTTCCTGATTAAAAATGAAACAAAAAAACAATAACCAGAATTTTATATATTGCATGTCTTTAATAGCGTGCATGTGGATTATCCTATTGTTTGTAGATCCAACAACACAAATGAATGTTTTCTTTTTGCGAGTTGGAGACTTCTTTGCTGATTTTTTCAATACATTAATTTATATTGCAGATAAGGATCCCTATTTTAATGAACTTAATGGGACTTTGAATAAGAATTATTTGCCATTTGCTTATTTGATCTTATATCCGTTTACTGGAATGATTAATTATTCTGGAATAACTTTATCAGATTGTTGGGCGAATGGGACAGCATTAGTTAGTGGATTTCTTTTCATGTTGTTTTCTCTTTATGTTTTTTTTCATTCTCTTTATTTACTATGTAAAAAAAATGGATGTAATGTAACGCTGGTTCTATTTATTGTTTTTTTTTCTGCAGCTAATTTATACGCATTAGAACGAGGGAATCAGATATTACTTTCAGCTGCATGTGTTAACTATTTTCTTTTGTTTAAGGATAGTAAAAACTGTCGATGGATTGCGGCTGTTTGTTTGGCTATTGCTTCAGTATTGAAAGTGTTCCCTGTTGTTTTTGGTCTGTATTATTTATGTACAAAATCATATAAATTATTATTTTATTATATTTCTATTTGTTGCTTGTTGGCTTTGCTGCCCTTTTGTTTTTTTGAAGGAGGATTTGATAATATTAGGCAATTATACAATAATGTTGTAGCACAAACTGCTGCTTATGGACAAGATTCTTCTGTTTATCGTTATGGGATAATTCCTCTGTTGCTGCAGATTGATGAGAAATTACAGTTGGAACATAAACTTCTGTTTTATTCTATTGGAAAATACATGACCTATTTTTTAGGGGGATACACGCTTCTTTTGAGTGTTAAGGTTAACTCTTCTTTTATTAAAATAGCTTTGCTGTCAATGTTTTGTTGTTTGTTTCCACAACAGGCTTTTGCATATAATGTAATTTATTTATTTCCAATTTTTATAGGATTGCAATTTGTTGTAGAGTTGAAAAAAAATGCACCTAGAACGCTATTTCTAGTTTCTTTTCTGTTTATTATTATATTCTTTCCGATACAAATGCCAAGCTCGATAAATGTTGCCACTCATGTAATCAATAATGTAGGTGCTATATTACTTTGGCTCGTTTTGCTTGTCATGGCAACTCGGGAGTTATTGTTTGAGAAGAAAGTTAATACGAAAATACTTGTTTGACTGGTTGTTTGTTCTTTAAGATAATGTTATATGAGACTTTTTCTGTTGGTTGAGGTTAGGTTTACATGAAACATTTTGGATAATTCGTTAATTCTCTCTACTTTTGTTTCTTACAATTTAGATTCAAGTTGTGTTTGACTTAATAATTGAATATAACCTAACCTAATTTTTAACATATCAACCTTATGGAGGTAAAGAAAAAAATAAGTATTGTAACTCCTTGCTATAACGAGGAAGGGAATGTACGTGAACTCTATAATCAAGTCAAACAGCAGTTTGATGCTTTGACTGATTATACCTATGAACATATTTTTATAGATAATGCTTCTAAAGATGGCACTATTGACATTTTGCGTGAATTGGCGAAGAATGATAAGAATGTTAAATTAATATTGAATATTAAGAATTTTGGACATATACGTTCTCCTTATTATGGGTTGTTGCAGGCAACTGGTGATGCTGCGATATTGATGGTTGCGGATTTGCAAGATCCCCCTTCGTTAATTCCTGATTTTATTAAAAGGTGGGAGGAAGGACACCAAATCGTATTAGGAGTAAAAAGTAAAAGTAAAGAAAATCCGATTATGTTTGCGCTGAGGAAGATGTATTATCAGCTAATGGCAAAGTCTTCTTCTACAGAACATATTAGTAACTTTACAGGTTTTGGTTTATATGCTCAGTCCTTTTTAAATACTCTTCGGAGTATTGAAGACCCATACCCTTATTTTAGAGGAATGGTCGCAGAATTAGGGGCTGATTACTGTATTGTTACATATACTCAACCGGTTCGTCAAAGCGGTAAAACCAAGAATAACTTTTATACCCTTTATGATATGGCAATGTTGGGGTTTGTGAATCACTCAAAACTTCCTCTCCGCATGGCTAGTTTTATTGGATTTATTGTAGCTTTCATTAGTTTATTGGTAGGGTTAGTCTATTTGGTATATAAATTGGTTTATTGGGATAGCTTTAGTGTGGGGATGGCTCCACTGGTAATTGGACTTTTCTTTTTTTCTTCTGTGCAGTTGTTGTTTATAGGCATTATTGGAGAATATATTGGTGCTATTTATACACAAGTAAGAAAACGTCCTTTAGTGATAGAACGCGAAAGAGTAAACTTTTAATAACTAAAAAAATAGGCTGTGGTAAAAGTAAGCGACTTTATTTTTGAGTACTTGTATGCTCAGTATGGTGTAGAACAAGTCTTTTTAGTGACAGGTGGAGGTGCGATGCATCTTAATGATGCAATTGGACGTAATAAACATATTAAGTATGTTTGTAACCACCACGAACAGGCAGCGGCAATTGCAGCGGAAGGCTATTATCGTTCAAGTGGGAAGCTTTGCGTTACTAATGTAACTACGGGACCTGGTGGAACGAATGCCTTGACAGGAGTTCTAGGGCAGTGGTGTGATTCAATCCCGGCATTATATATATCGGGGCAAGTGAAGCAAAGTACTACAATCTGTGCATGTCCTGAATTAAATCTTCGGCAATTAGGTGATCAGGAAGTTGATATAGTCGATATAGTAAAGCCTATCACTAAAATGGCAGTGATGGTGACAGACCCTTTGGATATAAAGTACTATCTTGATAAAGCTGTTTTTTTAGCTTTGAATGGTCGTCCGGGTCCGGTGTGG contains:
- a CDS encoding NAD-dependent epimerase/dehydratase family protein; the protein is MGSKTILLTGGSGFIGRNIHESFLVDKYNLLSPSSLELNVADAESVADYLHKHTVDIVIHAAVKPSHRNAKDFSNIFYVNTRMFFNLERYKECFEKILVIGSGAIYDNRNYQPKMKEDSWMNHIPVDEHGYCKYVCEKVIAHSSNIYDLRVFGIFGKYEDYAIRFISNAICKVLFGLPISIKQNRKFDYLYVNDFMPILDWFVQNEPKYKAYNITPDSSISLYDLAVIVREVAGKPLHPIVVSQEGMGLEYSGDNSRLKSELALNLTPLALAIRDLYIWYSGNKEQLDRNLLLIDK
- a CDS encoding GtrA family protein → MKIFSHAIDVTFIRFVLIGLLNTAFGVGVYCLFVYLGIPYRVAVLLSTILGVLFNFKTIGTFVFRNTKNRLIFKFVAAYVIVYFINIGLIHLLLELSDLNEYIAGIIVTPIVAIASFVLQKRFVFN
- a CDS encoding glycosyltransferase family 87 protein: MWIILLFVDPTTQMNVFFLRVGDFFADFFNTLIYIADKDPYFNELNGTLNKNYLPFAYLILYPFTGMINYSGITLSDCWANGTALVSGFLFMLFSLYVFFHSLYLLCKKNGCNVTLVLFIVFFSAANLYALERGNQILLSAACVNYFLLFKDSKNCRWIAAVCLAIASVLKVFPVVFGLYYLCTKSYKLLFYYISICCLLALLPFCFFEGGFDNIRQLYNNVVAQTAAYGQDSSVYRYGIIPLLLQIDEKLQLEHKLLFYSIGKYMTYFLGGYTLLLSVKVNSSFIKIALLSMFCCLFPQQAFAYNVIYLFPIFIGLQFVVELKKNAPRTLFLVSFLFIIIFFPIQMPSSINVATHVINNVGAILLWLVLLVMATRELLFEKKVNTKILV
- a CDS encoding glycosyltransferase family 2 protein, which produces MEVKKKISIVTPCYNEEGNVRELYNQVKQQFDALTDYTYEHIFIDNASKDGTIDILRELAKNDKNVKLILNIKNFGHIRSPYYGLLQATGDAAILMVADLQDPPSLIPDFIKRWEEGHQIVLGVKSKSKENPIMFALRKMYYQLMAKSSSTEHISNFTGFGLYAQSFLNTLRSIEDPYPYFRGMVAELGADYCIVTYTQPVRQSGKTKNNFYTLYDMAMLGFVNHSKLPLRMASFIGFIVAFISLLVGLVYLVYKLVYWDSFSVGMAPLVIGLFFFSSVQLLFIGIIGEYIGAIYTQVRKRPLVIERERVNF